In the Paludisphaera rhizosphaerae genome, one interval contains:
- the argF gene encoding ornithine carbamoyltransferase, with protein MNRRNGAAPSADGSPRLQHFLDLRGLDPESARRLLDRASELKDGRLGPGWTPPLQGRSLGLVFEKPSLRTRVSFETAFTRLGGNSIFLRGKDVGMGVRESVADFARVISQYVDALAVRTFAHSTLEELAEYATIPVVNALSDDAHPCQAMADMLTLLELKGKLEGVRLAFIGDGNNVAMSLAEAAALLGVEFVLACPENYKYPDSFRSVYSKRFPDVPLLVTHDPREAAEGADALYSDVWASMGQESEADQRREIFAPFQVDEELMAAAHPDAVFLHCLPAHRGEEVTSGVLDGPQSHVFQQAANRMYFQMALLEWLVQDRSAQDRLNF; from the coding sequence GTGAACCGTCGCAACGGCGCGGCCCCGTCCGCGGACGGCAGCCCTCGCCTTCAACACTTTCTCGACCTCCGCGGGCTCGACCCAGAATCCGCCCGTCGCCTGCTCGACCGCGCCTCCGAACTGAAGGACGGCCGCCTCGGACCGGGTTGGACTCCTCCCCTTCAGGGACGGAGCCTCGGCCTCGTGTTCGAGAAGCCCTCGCTGCGTACTCGCGTGAGCTTCGAGACGGCCTTCACCCGGCTGGGTGGGAACTCGATCTTCCTGCGCGGCAAGGACGTCGGCATGGGCGTCCGCGAGAGCGTGGCCGACTTCGCCCGCGTCATCAGCCAGTACGTGGACGCTCTGGCGGTCCGCACCTTCGCGCACTCGACCCTCGAAGAGCTGGCCGAGTACGCCACGATCCCCGTCGTCAACGCCCTCTCCGACGACGCCCACCCGTGCCAGGCCATGGCCGACATGCTCACCCTCCTTGAGTTGAAGGGGAAGCTGGAAGGCGTCCGACTGGCCTTCATCGGCGACGGCAACAACGTGGCGATGTCATTGGCTGAGGCCGCCGCGCTGCTGGGCGTGGAGTTCGTCCTGGCCTGTCCTGAAAACTACAAGTACCCCGATTCATTTCGATCGGTGTACTCCAAACGCTTCCCCGACGTCCCCCTGCTCGTGACTCACGACCCCCGTGAGGCCGCCGAAGGCGCCGACGCTCTCTATTCCGACGTCTGGGCCAGCATGGGGCAGGAATCCGAGGCCGACCAGCGGCGCGAGATCTTCGCCCCCTTCCAGGTCGACGAGGAGTTGATGGCGGCCGCTCACCCCGACGCCGTCTTCCTTCACTGTCTGCCGGCCCACCGCGGCGAAGAGGTGACCTCGGGCGTGCTCGACGGCCCTCAGAGCCACGTCTTCCAGCAGGCCGCGAACCGGATGTACTTCCAGATGGCGCTGCTCGAATGGTTGGTGCAGGACCGTTCGGCCCAGGATCGCCTCAACTTCTGA